In Microbulbifer elongatus, the DNA window CATCGATTGCCATCTGTTTTCCGGGCATCGCATCAAGCATAAAGCGTGCACCTACTTCCGCAATCCGCCCAGCACCCTTGGTAATCACCATAAAGTTGATTACAACAAGAATCAGAAATACAACCAGCCCCACGGCAAAGTTACCACCCACCAGAAACTGGCCAAAAGCTTCGATCACCTTGCCCGCGGCAGCCCCCCCGGTGTGCCCCTCCATCAATACAACGCGTGTCGATGCAACATTAAGTGCGAGACGCAAAAGCGTGGTAAATAGCAGCACTGCGGGAAAAGCCGCAAAATCCAGCGCGCGCAAGGTAAACATGCTTACCAGCAACACCATCAGGGACAGCGCAATGTTGAAGGTAAAAAACATGTCCAGCGCAAAGGGCGGTAGCGGCAGGATCAGCATCGACATGATCAGCAGGATCAACACCGGGCCAGCCAGGACTCTGCCCGCTGGCAGCGAAAATTGGTTGCTGCCAAAATAGGAACTCATGGGTTTCACGGATCTACCTCTAACTCTTCAGGTACCGGGAACTGCTCCGGCGTTACGGGTGGGGCTTCGCCCTGCTGTTTAGCGCGGCGCAACTGCATGGCCCAGGCGAGCACTTCAGCTACCGCGGTATACAGGGGGGCGGGAATCTCGTGCTCGAGATCAACATGGCGGTACAGGGACCGTGCCAGCGGTGGCGCTTCGAGACGCGGAATACCGTACTCGTCTCCCAAGGCGCGTATACGCGCGGCAACCGCTTCCACACCTTTCGCGACTACCCGCGGTGCAGTCATGCGGCTTTCATCGTAGCGCAGTGCGACTGCGTACCGGGTGGGGTTGGTGATGATCACATCCGCTTCCGGAACCTGAGTCATCATCCGGTTGCGGGCCATGGTCTGCTGTTGCTGTCGAATTCGTGCTTTAAGCTGAGGGTCGCCCTCGCTCTCCTTGAACTCACGGCGCACTTCTTCTTTGCTCATGCGCAGTTTCTTGGCGTGACTCCAGAGCTGATAGGGCGCATCAATTGCCACCACCAGAATCAAAGAAAATGCCATTAACCCGCAGGCTTCCGCAGCCAGGCGCAGGGCGGACGCCATGGCCCGTTCGGTTCCCAGATCCATCAGTGCGAGAAATTCACCGCGTCGGTCAAACAAAAACAGTGCGAGCACAGTGCCCACAAGTACAGATTTTGCGATGGCCTTGCCAAGTTCTGCCAATGCCTGGGAGGAAAACTGCCGTTTGAGTCCCTTGACCGGGTTAAGTTTGGAAAGCTGTGGTTTGAGAGATTTGGCGGAGATCAGGAAACCGCCCAAGAGGTTAGGTGCAAACAGAGCCACCGCAGCGAATAGCGCGAATAGCGGAACCAGAGCCAACAGGCTGTGGGCGGTGAGATGCGCACTGG includes these proteins:
- the flhB gene encoding flagellar biosynthesis protein FlhB, encoding MADDSQDQDKTEAATPRRLEKAREDGQVARSRELATVMLLCTGLGGLWALGPTLFAQLGLMMEQSFLFDRQRAFDPAVMVSTSAHLTAHSLLALVPLFALFAAVALFAPNLLGGFLISAKSLKPQLSKLNPVKGLKRQFSSQALAELGKAIAKSVLVGTVLALFLFDRRGEFLALMDLGTERAMASALRLAAEACGLMAFSLILVVAIDAPYQLWSHAKKLRMSKEEVRREFKESEGDPQLKARIRQQQQTMARNRMMTQVPEADVIITNPTRYAVALRYDESRMTAPRVVAKGVEAVAARIRALGDEYGIPRLEAPPLARSLYRHVDLEHEIPAPLYTAVAEVLAWAMQLRRAKQQGEAPPVTPEQFPVPEELEVDP